GCCACCGCCAGCGCCTCCTCCAGCACCGCCGCCTGGCCGCGGGGACTGGGCGCGACGAGGCTCATCCGGTCGGCGCCGTCGTTGTTGACCGCGCTGCCCAGCAGCACCGCCCGGGCACCGCGCCCGGCCTCCTCGGCCCGGCGCAGCACCACCACCCCGGCACCGCTGGCGGGCACGGTGCCCCGGCTGCCCCGGGTGAAGGGCCGGCAGCGGCCGTCGGGGGAGAGCACGTCGCCCTCCTGGTAGGTGTAGCCCGCGCCCGGCGGCAACTGGACGGTGACCCCGCCCGCGATCGCGAGGTCGCACTCGTAGGTGAGCAGGCTGCGCAGGGCCACGTGGACGGCGACCAGCGAGGTGGAGCAGGCGGTCTGCACGGTGAGGGCCGGCCCGGTGAGGCCCAGCCGGAAGGCGAGCGAGGTCGCCAGGTAGTCCTTGTCGTTGCCGAGGGAGATCTGCTGGCGGCCCGCGGCCCGCACCAGCGTGGGGTCGGCGTCCACATAGCGGTGCCGGTAGCCGCTGTCGCCGCAGCCCAGGAAGACCCCCACCCGGCCCGGGTCGCGCTCGGTGTCGACGCCCGCGTCCTCCAGCGCCTGCCAGGCGACCTCGGTGACGACCCGCTGCTGGGGGTCGGTCACCGCGGCCTGGGTCGGGCTCATGCCGAACAGCTCCGCGTCGAACCGGTCGACGCGGTCGATCCCGCCGACGCCGAGGGTGCCGTCGGCCAGGACACCCGGCAGTGCCACGTGCCCGCGGACCACGTCGGCCCAGAAGGTGTCCGGGTCGGCGGCTCCGGGCACTCGGAGGGCCATTCCGATCACCGCCACCGCGTTGTCGGGTGCGTGCATCTGCGTCCGCCTCGATTCCTGGTACCTAGAGGGTCGATGAGGGCCGCCGGCCGACGCGCCAGCCGCTGAGGGCGCGGGAACGGTCGCGGCCCCGGGCCGCGCCCCGCGCCGCGGGTCCGTCGGCCGCGGCGGCACCGTCGAGGTGTGCCGCGAGGGCGCGCACGGTGGTGTGGCGGAACAACTCGGCCGCCGTGAGCCGGGGATGGGCGGTGCGCAGCGCCGCCAGCACCCGCAGCACCCCGTGCGAGGTCCCGCCGAGCTCGAAGAAGGTCGCGTCGTGGTTCTGGACGGGGCGGCCGAGGACCGTCTCCCACACCCGGCACAGGCGCGCCGCCGTGGACCCGCCCGCCGTGGACCCGCCCGCCGGGGGCGGCCCGGCGGGGGCGGCCGGCCGCGGCTCGGCCGCCCAGCGGGCCAGGGTGTCGCGGTCGAGTTTGCCGTTGGGCAGCTGCGGCAGCGCGGGGACGCGCAGCCATGCGCCGGGGACCGCGGCCGGGGGGAGCCAGGCCTCGGCGTGGGCGCGCAGCTCCCGCAGCGGGCCGGGGGCCGCCGGGCCGGGCGCTCCGTCCGCCGCGACGCCGTCCGGCAGGAACGCCACCAGGTGGGTGGAGTCGGCGTTCGGGGCCACGGCGACCTCCGGCGCGCCGCCCGCGCGCAGGGTGGCCTCCACCTCTTCCACCTCGATCCGCTGGCCGAGGATCTTGCACTGTCCGTCCCGGCGGCCGAGGAACCGCAGCCCCTCCGGGCCGTCGAGGACGACCAGGTCCCCGGTGTCGTAGCCGCGCCCGCGGCCCCCGCCGAGCGTCACGAACCGCTCGGCGGTCAGCTCCGGGCGGTGCCAGTACCCCTCGGCGACCCCCAGGCCGCCGATGACCAGCCGGCCTGGGCAGCCCGGGGGCAGCCGCCGGCCCAGCCCGTCCAGCACGTGGCAGGACTCGCCCGGCAGCGGCAGCCCGATCCGGACGGCGGCGCCCCGGACGACCCGCCAGGTGGTGGACCACACGGTGGTCTCCGTGGGGCCGTAGCAGTTGACGACCGGCCCCGGGACGGTCGCCGCCAACTCGTCCGCCAGGTCGGGGGCGAGGGGCTCGCCGCCCACCAGCAGGGCGCCCAGCCGGCCCAGCAGGGCGCGGCCCGCCGGGTCGGCGAGCAGCAGCCGGGCGATGGTGGGCGTGCACTGGTACAGCGCCCCGGCAGGCACGTCCTGCTCGGCCGCCTGCCGGTGCCCGGTCACCAGGACGGTGCGCCCCCGGGTGAGCGGCCACAGCAGTTCCAGGACGCTGATGTCGAAGGACAGGCTGGTGCCCGCGACCGTCAACGGCGCCCCGGGCAGGGTCTGTTCGCACGCGTCGAAGAGCGCGGTCAGCCGGGCGTGTCCCACCACGACGCCCTTGGGCCGGCCGGTCGAGCCGGAGGTGTGCAGGATGTACGCGCGTCCGGCCGGGTCCGCGCCGTCCTCCTCGCCGTCCGCCGGTACGGCGGCGCCGGCGTCGGCCATGTCCAGCGGCAGGACGCCGGGCGTGTCCCGCAGCGCCCCCGGCAGCTCCCGGTCGCCCAGGACGACGGCCGGGGCGGTGTCCGCCACGATGAACCGCAGCCGATCCGCCGGGTACTCGGGGTCCAGCGGCACGTACACCGCGCCCGCCCGCCAGACGGCGAGCACGGCCACCACCAGGTCGGTGCCCCGCGGCAGGCAGATGCCCACCCGGTCCCCGGGCCGCACCCCCCGGCCGGTGAGCGCGCGGGCCACCGCGCGCGACCGCCGCTCCAGGGCGGCGTAGGAGAGCGCCCGCTGTCCGTCGGTGACGGCGGTGGCCTCGGGCGTCGTACGGGCGTGTCGCAGGACGAGTTCGTGCACCGGCCGCGGGTCGGGGTCCAGCAAGGCGCCTTCGAGGACGGCCAGTTCGGCCTCCTCCGTCTCGCCGAGGAGGTCGATCGCGGCGAGCGGGCGCACCGGGTCCTCGGTGAGCCGCTCCAGGAGACGGGCCACGTGGTCCACCGTGTTGCGGGCCCGCTCCGGCGGCAACGCGCCCTCGCGGTACACGAGTTCGAGCCGTATCCCGCCGTCGGGCAGATGGCGCAGGGCCAGGCAGCAGTCGTACTCGGCCTCCCCGGTGTCCGTCTCGCCGACCGTCCAGCGCAGCCCGCCCGCCTCGACCGGCGGCACCGGGACCGTCTCGGTGCACAGGATCTGGGCGAGCGGCTTGCGGCCGGGCTCCCGTACGGCGCGCACGCAGGACAGGATCTCCTCGAAGGGCAGTGCGGCGTGGTCCAGCGCGTCGAACAGGGCGTCCACGGTCCGGTCCACCACCGTCGAGGTGTCCGCCCCGGCCAGGCCGACGCGGACCGGGACGGTGTTCTGGAGACAGTCGATGCGCCGGTCGCCGCCGTCCCCCCGGCCGCTCACCGGGACCGCGAGGACGACGTCGTCCCGGTCCAGGTACCAGGCCGTCACCGCGCCGACCGCGGCGAGGAACTGGGCGAACGGGCTGGCGCCGGTGGTCCGGGCGCGCTGCCGCAGCCGGTCGCAGAGCGCGGCCGGCAGGTCCCTCACGACGGTCCGCTTGCGCCGGCCGGCCGCGGGCCGCGTCCAGGGCAGTTCGGTCCGCCGGGGGCAGCCCTCCAGGTAGCGCCGCCAGAAGGCGCGCAGCCGTTCCCCGTCCGCGCGCGGCGCCGGATCGTCCACCGGGGCGTCCGCGGCCGGTGCGGCCGAAGCGGGTTCGGCGTAGGCGCCGGTGAGCGCGGACAGCAGCAGGGCGGTGGAGTCGTCGTCGAAGACCGCGTGGTGCACGGCGATCAGACAGTGGGTGCGGCGCGGGCCGACCAGCGCCCTGATCCGGCACAACGGGCCGCCGCCGTGTTCGAACGGCACCGCCAGCGCGGCGGACTCCGCCGCCACCAGCGCGTCCGGGTCCGCGGTCGTCCGCATCACCAGGTCCACCGCGTCGGGGTCGTGCACCCGCCGGCGCAGCCCCTCGGGGTCGAGGTGCAGCGAGGTGCGCAGCGCCGGGTGGGCCGTGACCACCGCGCGCAGCGCCTCCCGCAGCCGCTCGGGATCGGCCGCCCCTTCCGCGGTGATCCGCTTGACGAGGGTGCGGGCGGCGCCGCCGTCCTGCTGGTCCAGCAGGAAGAACCGCAGCTGTCCGGGGGTGGCCGGGCGGGTGTCGGGCCGGCTCATCCGGCGGCCTCCCCAGGTGCGCCGGCCCTGTCGCGCAGCAGTGCCGTCATGGCCGCCGGGGTGGCATGGCGGATGACCTCCTTGAGGGCCAGTTCCGGCAGTCCGGCGCCGCGCAGCGCCGTCTTGAGCCGCAGTGCGAGCAGGGAGGTGCCGCCGAGGTCGAAGAAGTTGTCGTCCGGGGCGACGGGCACGTCCAGCACGTCGCGCCAGACCCCGACGACCCGGTCGAGGACGTCACCGGCCGCGTCCGGGGAGCCGGCGGGGCCGGCCGGGGCGTCCGCGTCCGGTTCCGGGGCGGGCAGCCGCGCCTTGTCGAGCTTGCCGTTGGCG
This Streptomyces misionensis DNA region includes the following protein-coding sequences:
- a CDS encoding non-ribosomal peptide synthetase; amino-acid sequence: MSRPDTRPATPGQLRFFLLDQQDGGAARTLVKRITAEGAADPERLREALRAVVTAHPALRTSLHLDPEGLRRRVHDPDAVDLVMRTTADPDALVAAESAALAVPFEHGGGPLCRIRALVGPRRTHCLIAVHHAVFDDDSTALLLSALTGAYAEPASAAPAADAPVDDPAPRADGERLRAFWRRYLEGCPRRTELPWTRPAAGRRKRTVVRDLPAALCDRLRQRARTTGASPFAQFLAAVGAVTAWYLDRDDVVLAVPVSGRGDGGDRRIDCLQNTVPVRVGLAGADTSTVVDRTVDALFDALDHAALPFEEILSCVRAVREPGRKPLAQILCTETVPVPPVEAGGLRWTVGETDTGEAEYDCCLALRHLPDGGIRLELVYREGALPPERARNTVDHVARLLERLTEDPVRPLAAIDLLGETEEAELAVLEGALLDPDPRPVHELVLRHARTTPEATAVTDGQRALSYAALERRSRAVARALTGRGVRPGDRVGICLPRGTDLVVAVLAVWRAGAVYVPLDPEYPADRLRFIVADTAPAVVLGDRELPGALRDTPGVLPLDMADAGAAVPADGEEDGADPAGRAYILHTSGSTGRPKGVVVGHARLTALFDACEQTLPGAPLTVAGTSLSFDISVLELLWPLTRGRTVLVTGHRQAAEQDVPAGALYQCTPTIARLLLADPAGRALLGRLGALLVGGEPLAPDLADELAATVPGPVVNCYGPTETTVWSTTWRVVRGAAVRIGLPLPGESCHVLDGLGRRLPPGCPGRLVIGGLGVAEGYWHRPELTAERFVTLGGGRGRGYDTGDLVVLDGPEGLRFLGRRDGQCKILGQRIEVEEVEATLRAGGAPEVAVAPNADSTHLVAFLPDGVAADGAPGPAAPGPLRELRAHAEAWLPPAAVPGAWLRVPALPQLPNGKLDRDTLARWAAEPRPAAPAGPPPAGGSTAGGSTAARLCRVWETVLGRPVQNHDATFFELGGTSHGVLRVLAALRTAHPRLTAAELFRHTTVRALAAHLDGAAAADGPAARGAARGRDRSRALSGWRVGRRPSSTL